One Macadamia integrifolia cultivar HAES 741 unplaced genomic scaffold, SCU_Mint_v3 scaffold876, whole genome shotgun sequence genomic window carries:
- the LOC122070295 gene encoding uncharacterized protein LOC122070295: protein MFMVNLNTRKCGCLVWEATGLPCSHVACCIAHKRERLEDYCDSFYSLGKYMQAYENMIHPLPNISELADTNTMGVVNPPPPRRQSGRPHKIRKRKDGKPAAGEYRMGSSSVRCDRCKLEGGHNKRTCEGGAIRRKRAWSSSKTMQN from the exons ATGTTTATGGTCAACTTGAATACCAGGAAGTGTGGGTGTCTAGTGTGGGAAGCAACTGGGCTACCATGTAGTCATGTAGCTTGTTGTATTGCACACAAGAGGGAAAGACTTGAAGATTATTGTGACAGTTTTTACTCTCTTGGAAAATATATGCAAGCATATGAGAACATGATACATCCGCTTCCTAATATTTCAGAGTTGGCAGATACTAATACTATGGGTGTGGTAAATCCTCCACCTCCGAGAAGACAATCAGGCAGACCCCACAAAATTAGGAAAAGGAAGGATGGAAAACCAGCTGCTGGAGAGTATAGGATGGGTTCTTCATCAGTAAGATGTGATAGATGCAAGCTTGAGGGTGGTCATAACAAGAGAACATGTGAGGGTGGTGCCATTAGAAGGAAGAGGGCATGGTCATCAAGTAAAACTATGCAG AATTGA